From a region of the Anaerobaca lacustris genome:
- a CDS encoding ABC transporter ATP-binding protein: MIDFRQEFAFDEDGPILVMEDLCKSYQLGSTELRVLREINLAIESGEYVAIMGPSGSGKSTLLNMIGCLDRPTSGDYRLGGQSVSDLDDDELSKIRGARIGFVFQSFNLIAQLNVVENIEIPMYYQGYTEHESDERARELATMVGLGDRLDHRPSELSGGQQQRVAIARALSNDPLIILADEPTGNLDSSSGADILTILDRLHNEGKTLIVVTHDEQIATRAERVIRLFDGYVDKEEFNKR, encoded by the coding sequence ATGATCGACTTTCGTCAAGAGTTTGCATTCGATGAGGACGGTCCCATTCTCGTGATGGAAGACCTGTGCAAGAGCTATCAGCTTGGAAGCACCGAGCTGCGGGTGTTGCGCGAGATCAATCTGGCCATCGAGAGCGGCGAGTACGTGGCCATCATGGGACCGAGCGGCTCGGGCAAGTCGACGCTGCTGAACATGATCGGCTGCCTCGATCGACCGACCAGCGGCGACTACCGTCTCGGCGGTCAGAGCGTTTCGGATCTGGACGATGACGAGCTGTCCAAGATTCGCGGCGCCCGCATCGGGTTCGTGTTCCAGTCGTTCAATCTGATCGCCCAGTTGAACGTCGTCGAGAACATCGAAATCCCGATGTACTACCAGGGCTACACCGAGCACGAGAGCGACGAGCGGGCGCGGGAACTGGCCACCATGGTCGGCCTGGGCGATCGGCTCGACCACCGTCCTTCCGAACTGAGCGGCGGCCAGCAACAGCGTGTGGCGATCGCGCGCGCCCTGTCCAACGATCCCCTGATCATCCTGGCCGACGAGCCGACGGGCAATCTGGATTCGTCGAGCGGGGCCGATATCCTGACGATTCTCGATCGTCTTCACAACGAGGGTAAGACGCTGATCGTCGTGACGCACGACGAGCAGATCGCGACGCGGGCCGAGCGTGTGATCCGGCTCTTCGACGGCTACGTCGATAAGGAAGAGTTCAATAAACGGTAG
- a CDS encoding ABC transporter permease, with the protein MFFFRLKRTVKLGFKSLWMHRLRSTLTTLGIIFGVSSVIAMLAIGEGASRDAQEKIAQLGSRNIIIKTVKPPEDQAAGGQQQTLMEYGLTYKDAERFQDAIPNVQVIVPNRRISQQALYRNRRTSLEVVGTVPWYPDISPTRVRFGRFLSSTDMHYRQGVCVLDERVVKELFAIDDPIGQDVKIGGDYYRVVGVAAEQSQTPESADAETRDATGAKRAAGANVGAMYVPLTTVRERFGEMTMQMSSGGGGTLERIELQEIIVQVQDVDMVMGTRQSVQTLLTRFHRKNDYEIIVPLELMRQAKDFQRIFTIVLGSIAAISLLVGGIGIMNIMMATVSERTREIGIRRALGAKKKDIVIQFLSETLILTLSGGILGMALGALIPFFVTHFGQMRTVITGSSLVLAFGISGAVGIAFGLYPAYRAANMDPIESLRHE; encoded by the coding sequence ATGTTCTTCTTTCGCCTGAAACGTACGGTCAAGCTCGGGTTCAAGAGCCTTTGGATGCACCGTCTGCGTTCGACGCTGACAACGCTGGGGATCATCTTCGGCGTCTCTTCGGTGATCGCCATGCTGGCCATCGGCGAGGGGGCCAGCCGGGATGCACAGGAAAAGATCGCCCAACTCGGCAGCCGCAACATCATCATCAAAACCGTCAAACCGCCGGAAGACCAAGCCGCCGGCGGTCAGCAGCAGACCTTGATGGAATACGGCCTGACCTACAAGGATGCCGAGCGATTTCAAGACGCCATTCCCAACGTGCAGGTGATCGTGCCGAATCGGCGGATCTCCCAGCAGGCCCTCTACCGCAACCGCCGCACGTCTCTCGAGGTGGTCGGGACCGTGCCCTGGTATCCTGATATCTCTCCAACGCGTGTTCGGTTCGGTCGGTTTCTCAGCAGCACGGACATGCACTACAGGCAGGGCGTCTGCGTCCTCGATGAGCGCGTGGTCAAAGAGTTGTTCGCGATCGACGACCCGATCGGCCAGGACGTCAAGATCGGTGGAGATTACTATCGCGTGGTGGGCGTCGCCGCCGAACAGAGCCAGACGCCCGAGTCGGCGGATGCGGAGACCAGAGACGCGACGGGGGCCAAGAGAGCGGCCGGAGCCAATGTCGGCGCCATGTACGTTCCCTTGACAACGGTGCGCGAACGCTTCGGCGAGATGACGATGCAGATGTCGTCCGGCGGCGGCGGGACGCTGGAGCGGATCGAGCTTCAGGAGATCATCGTCCAGGTGCAGGACGTCGATATGGTCATGGGAACGCGCCAGAGCGTGCAGACCCTTCTGACCCGCTTTCACAGGAAGAACGACTACGAGATCATCGTTCCGCTGGAACTGATGCGGCAGGCGAAGGATTTCCAGCGGATCTTCACCATCGTTCTCGGTTCCATCGCCGCGATCTCTCTGCTGGTGGGCGGGATCGGCATCATGAACATCATGATGGCCACGGTCAGCGAGCGGACGCGGGAGATCGGCATCCGTCGGGCTCTCGGCGCCAAGAAGAAGGATATCGTGATCCAGTTCCTCTCGGAGACGCTGATCCTGACGCTGTCCGGCGGCATTCTCGGCATGGCTCTCGGCGCGTTGATCCCGTTCTTCGTGACGCACTTTGGCCAGATGCGGACGGTCATCACAGGCAGCTCGCTGGTCCTGGCCTTCGGGATCAGCGGGGCCGTCGGGATCGCCTTCGGCCTGTATCCGGCCTATCGCGCCGCCAATATGGACCCCATCGAGTCGCTGCGGCACGAATGA
- a CDS encoding TIGR00730 family Rossman fold protein encodes MINTPDKPVQDLWRMFRIMAEFTEGFEELASVGPAVSIFGSARTPSDHRYYTMAQQTAAQIAQAGFTVITGGGGGIMEAANKGAAEAGGTSIGLNIELPMEQVPNDYQNLSLHFRYFFVRKVMFLKYAHGFIVFPGGYGTMDELFEALVLIQTLKQIQFPVVLMCRDFWDGLIDWIKNTMLGKYEYISPEDLDVFTVTDDPSAAVKIVTDFRDQQGQSGLVMPPGMKKEPGAETRHDASPFTG; translated from the coding sequence ATGATTAACACCCCCGACAAACCCGTGCAGGACCTGTGGCGGATGTTCCGGATCATGGCCGAGTTCACCGAGGGCTTCGAGGAGCTGGCCTCCGTCGGACCGGCCGTCTCGATCTTCGGCTCGGCGCGAACGCCGTCCGACCACCGCTACTACACCATGGCGCAACAGACCGCCGCCCAGATCGCCCAGGCGGGGTTCACCGTCATCACCGGAGGCGGAGGCGGCATCATGGAAGCCGCCAACAAGGGCGCCGCCGAGGCCGGAGGGACCAGCATCGGCCTGAACATCGAACTGCCGATGGAACAGGTCCCCAACGACTACCAGAACCTCTCCCTACACTTTCGATACTTCTTCGTGCGCAAGGTCATGTTCCTCAAGTACGCGCATGGGTTCATCGTCTTCCCGGGCGGCTACGGGACAATGGACGAACTCTTCGAGGCCCTGGTTCTGATCCAGACGCTCAAGCAGATCCAGTTTCCGGTCGTCCTGATGTGTCGCGATTTCTGGGATGGTCTGATCGACTGGATCAAGAACACGATGCTGGGGAAGTACGAATACATCTCACCGGAAGACCTCGACGTGTTCACCGTCACGGACGACCCGTCCGCCGCAGTCAAGATCGTCACCGATTTCCGCGACCAGCAGGGCCAGAGCGGCCTGGTGATGCCGCCCGGCATGAAGAAAGAACCCGGCGCCGAGACGCGACACGATGCCAGCCCGTTCACCGGCTGA
- the nth gene encoding endonuclease III, with protein MAKRKAPEPTKTTSKTKARQFDKAAAKQRVKEIVPILRKTYPNAKVALNFTNPLELLIATILSAQCTDVRVNIVTQDLFKKYTSVSDWVDADVRQIEEDIRTTGFFRNKAQNIKGACTRLAAEHHGRVPQTMDELTALPGVGRKTANVVLGNAFGIPGIVCDTHVIRLSRRLALSDNSDPVKLEFDLADIVPKKDWTLFSHLLVFHGRNVCKARKPNCPECPIAACCPAANRPDRW; from the coding sequence ATGGCGAAACGGAAGGCCCCTGAGCCGACGAAGACGACATCGAAAACCAAGGCCCGTCAGTTCGACAAGGCGGCGGCGAAGCAGCGCGTCAAAGAGATCGTTCCCATTCTGCGAAAGACCTATCCGAATGCGAAGGTGGCGCTGAACTTCACGAATCCGCTGGAGTTGCTGATCGCCACGATCCTGTCCGCCCAGTGCACCGACGTGCGCGTCAACATCGTGACCCAGGATCTCTTCAAGAAATACACGTCGGTCTCCGATTGGGTCGACGCCGACGTCCGCCAGATCGAAGAGGACATTCGGACCACGGGGTTCTTCCGCAACAAGGCGCAGAACATCAAAGGCGCCTGCACCCGGCTCGCCGCTGAACACCACGGACGGGTTCCCCAGACGATGGACGAGCTGACCGCCCTTCCCGGGGTCGGTCGCAAGACCGCCAACGTCGTGCTCGGCAACGCCTTCGGCATTCCCGGGATCGTGTGCGATACGCATGTGATCCGGCTCTCGCGCCGTCTCGCCTTGTCCGATAACTCGGACCCGGTAAAGCTCGAGTTCGATCTGGCCGATATCGTCCCCAAGAAGGATTGGACGCTCTTCAGCCACCTGTTGGTCTTTCACGGCCGCAACGTCTGCAAAGCCCGAAAGCCCAATTGCCCGGAATGTCCAATCGCGGCCTGCTGTCCGGCCGCGAACCGACCCGACCGATGGTAA
- a CDS encoding protein-disulfide reductase DsbD family protein produces MNANRQILTGAIWIALFGAAVFGAEGQTAIELARVDDEHSRVVLQVDPVDGRPHLAVAFAGTDDLHYYARSETAPAPQFNLRVRPSAEDAAFGEPIFPAWKMFYDVGLEKQVEVFVGDFQVLIPLTSVPDGPVRVHVQITGMACTSQLCLPPFDKTLTALVDFSAATVQQLTEGRPSEGPQPAQTVFPAPEPVADLPAAEQTAERQAVLPYSTTVYYLLAIVAGISINLMPCVLPVIPLILMRLIDQSKRSDGSRLATGLAFCVGVVLFFAAFALVSAVINLSTGAVLDLNSLFRYPSAVIVLFLAIVLFGLAMLDVVTISLPSALVSQQGSGSGLLGTGGMGFFAGVLSTPCSGALLGFVLVWAQTQPLAVSSTAIILMGVGMALPYAVIVSVPSLLERVPKPGTWMEIFKKSTGFLLFFIAAKLTLAALPKDRLLNVLSYGIVFSFCAWMWGAWVGFATPVGKRRLVRSVALLIAVGAAVWLLPAGGPPEGASIDWQSYDRQAVSRATSQGQPVLLKFTADWCTNCKIVERRVYHDPDVIERIERKNVLPIMADTTLIDYPATRDFQQIYGEAGNVPVTIVVLPNAEVRKLRGIFDKQELIDLLDELPEGPK; encoded by the coding sequence GTGAATGCGAACAGGCAGATTCTCACGGGTGCGATATGGATCGCGTTGTTCGGCGCCGCCGTCTTCGGCGCGGAGGGGCAGACGGCCATCGAACTGGCCCGAGTCGATGATGAGCATTCGCGTGTGGTCCTTCAGGTCGACCCGGTCGACGGACGGCCACACCTGGCGGTGGCGTTCGCGGGCACCGACGATCTGCACTACTATGCCAGATCTGAGACGGCCCCGGCTCCCCAGTTCAACCTGAGGGTCCGCCCGTCGGCCGAAGACGCCGCATTCGGCGAGCCGATCTTCCCGGCGTGGAAGATGTTCTACGACGTCGGCCTCGAAAAGCAGGTGGAGGTTTTCGTCGGTGATTTCCAGGTCCTCATCCCCCTGACGTCCGTTCCCGATGGCCCCGTGCGAGTCCACGTCCAGATCACCGGCATGGCCTGCACCAGCCAACTGTGCCTGCCTCCGTTCGACAAGACGCTGACCGCCCTCGTCGATTTCTCCGCCGCGACGGTGCAGCAACTGACGGAAGGCAGACCATCCGAAGGTCCACAACCCGCACAGACGGTCTTCCCCGCACCCGAGCCGGTCGCCGACCTGCCGGCGGCCGAACAGACAGCCGAGCGGCAGGCGGTCCTGCCCTACAGCACCACGGTCTACTATCTGCTGGCGATCGTCGCAGGCATCTCGATCAATCTCATGCCCTGCGTGCTTCCGGTCATCCCGCTGATTCTGATGCGTCTGATCGACCAATCCAAGCGATCCGATGGCAGCCGTCTTGCAACCGGCCTGGCGTTTTGCGTTGGTGTGGTCCTGTTCTTCGCCGCGTTCGCCCTGGTCTCAGCGGTCATCAACCTCTCGACCGGGGCGGTCCTCGACCTCAACAGCCTGTTCCGCTACCCCAGCGCGGTCATCGTTCTGTTCCTGGCCATCGTGTTGTTCGGCCTGGCCATGCTGGACGTGGTCACGATCTCGCTGCCGTCGGCGCTGGTGAGCCAACAGGGTTCGGGCTCCGGCCTGCTGGGCACAGGGGGCATGGGGTTCTTCGCGGGCGTTCTCAGCACGCCGTGCAGCGGGGCCCTGCTCGGCTTCGTCCTGGTCTGGGCCCAGACGCAGCCCCTGGCGGTCAGCAGCACCGCCATCATCCTGATGGGGGTGGGCATGGCGCTGCCCTATGCCGTGATCGTCTCGGTTCCGTCGCTGCTGGAACGCGTCCCGAAGCCGGGGACGTGGATGGAGATCTTCAAGAAATCGACGGGCTTCCTGCTGTTCTTCATTGCGGCCAAGCTCACGTTGGCGGCCCTGCCCAAGGATCGCCTCCTGAACGTGCTGAGCTACGGCATCGTCTTCAGCTTCTGCGCCTGGATGTGGGGGGCGTGGGTCGGGTTCGCCACACCCGTCGGCAAGAGGCGGCTCGTCCGCTCTGTCGCCCTTCTGATCGCCGTCGGCGCCGCCGTCTGGCTGCTCCCGGCCGGGGGACCGCCGGAGGGAGCGTCCATCGACTGGCAATCCTACGACCGCCAGGCCGTCAGCCGTGCGACGTCGCAAGGGCAACCCGTCCTGCTGAAGTTCACCGCCGACTGGTGCACCAACTGCAAAATCGTCGAGCGAAGGGTCTACCACGATCCCGACGTCATCGAGCGAATCGAGCGCAAGAACGTCCTGCCGATCATGGCCGACACGACACTGATCGACTACCCGGCGACCCGGGACTTTCAGCAGATCTACGGGGAGGCCGGCAATGTCCCGGTGACGATCGTCGTGCTGCCGAATGCAGAGGTCCGCAAGTTGCGCGGCATCTTCGACAAACAGGAGCTGATCGATCTGCTCGACGAGCTGCCGGAGGGACCGAAGTAG
- the ftsH gene encoding ATP-dependent zinc metalloprotease FtsH has translation MKNDPKNPPSSPSGDGNKRLNKKPPLPSYRRGPFSWLIIAIIVFTIMMMLQQGLATNTLRWDEFRTRLEQGDVDQIDIGDTQIIGRFKQEAAPDQKSLSFQVNYRPESGAKEQLNAIIETLDQKAIEDSRYKLKWEYTKQQVWLIMLINWVLPILLLVGFFYFFFARNLRGGAGGMLMSFGRSRHKVQGKDRVRVTFKDVAGIEEAKDEVGEIIEFLKNPKRFQRLGGRIPRGVLLIGPPGCGKTLLAKAIAGEADVPFFSISGSDFVEMFVGVGASRVRDLFKQAKDNSPCIIFLDEIDAIGRRRGASFVGGGHDEREQTLNAILVEMDGFDTNDQVIVVAATNRADILDSALTRPGRFDRQVVVPLPDLKGRAEILRVHAKKVKIGPNVDLNRMARGTPMFSGADLAAIINEAALAATMSNKDFIEMADLEEARDKVRWGRAKRSRVIDNKEREITAYHEAGHTLVQSLLKDADPLHKVSIIPRGPMGGATFALPEKDRTMFTRRYCTALLQVCFGGRIAEAMFCDDISSGAQSDIEQATRIAKQMVLTWGMSDRLGPVSYGPDGTRDMGFLMQAEREYSETTAEAIDAEIRRILDEAYAEARQLIEENKARLEGIATALLKYETLDADDVKLILAGGQLDKPTVGDLLAAEQAKSGNGAVSEQKATQTPKE, from the coding sequence ATGAAGAACGATCCGAAAAATCCGCCGTCGTCCCCCTCGGGCGACGGGAACAAGCGTCTGAACAAGAAGCCGCCTCTGCCAAGCTATCGACGCGGCCCCTTCAGTTGGCTGATCATCGCCATCATCGTGTTCACGATCATGATGATGCTCCAGCAGGGTCTGGCGACGAACACCCTGCGCTGGGACGAATTCCGCACGCGCCTCGAACAGGGCGACGTCGATCAGATCGACATCGGCGACACGCAGATCATCGGCCGCTTCAAGCAGGAAGCGGCGCCCGATCAGAAGTCGCTCTCGTTCCAGGTCAACTATCGGCCGGAGAGCGGGGCCAAGGAGCAGCTCAACGCCATCATCGAGACGCTCGATCAGAAAGCTATCGAGGACTCGCGATACAAGCTGAAGTGGGAGTACACCAAGCAGCAGGTCTGGCTGATCATGCTGATCAACTGGGTGCTGCCCATCCTGCTTCTCGTGGGCTTCTTCTATTTCTTCTTCGCCCGCAACCTCCGCGGCGGCGCCGGCGGCATGCTCATGTCGTTCGGCCGCAGCCGGCACAAGGTCCAGGGCAAGGACCGCGTCCGCGTCACCTTCAAGGACGTGGCCGGAATCGAAGAGGCCAAGGACGAGGTCGGCGAGATCATCGAGTTCCTCAAGAACCCCAAGAGGTTCCAGCGTCTCGGTGGACGCATCCCGCGGGGCGTCCTGCTGATCGGCCCGCCCGGCTGCGGCAAGACCCTGCTGGCCAAGGCCATCGCCGGCGAGGCCGACGTGCCGTTCTTCAGCATCTCCGGCAGCGACTTCGTCGAGATGTTCGTCGGCGTCGGCGCCTCCCGCGTCCGCGACCTGTTCAAACAGGCCAAGGACAACTCCCCCTGCATCATCTTTCTCGATGAGATCGACGCCATCGGCCGGCGGCGCGGCGCCAGTTTCGTCGGCGGCGGCCACGACGAACGCGAGCAGACGCTCAACGCGATCCTGGTCGAGATGGACGGCTTCGATACGAACGACCAGGTGATCGTCGTTGCCGCAACCAACCGCGCCGACATCCTGGACAGCGCCCTGACGCGACCGGGACGGTTCGACCGTCAGGTGGTCGTGCCCCTGCCCGACCTCAAGGGCCGCGCCGAGATCCTCCGCGTCCACGCCAAGAAGGTCAAGATCGGCCCGAACGTGGACCTGAACCGGATGGCGCGGGGCACCCCGATGTTCAGCGGCGCCGACCTGGCGGCGATCATCAACGAAGCGGCCCTGGCCGCGACGATGTCCAACAAGGACTTCATCGAGATGGCCGATCTCGAAGAGGCCCGCGACAAGGTCCGTTGGGGACGGGCCAAGAGAAGCCGGGTCATCGACAACAAGGAGCGGGAGATCACCGCCTACCACGAAGCCGGCCACACCCTCGTCCAGTCGCTCCTGAAGGACGCCGACCCGCTGCACAAGGTCAGCATCATCCCGCGAGGCCCGATGGGCGGTGCGACGTTCGCTCTGCCCGAGAAGGATCGCACGATGTTCACCCGGCGCTATTGCACCGCCCTGCTCCAGGTCTGCTTCGGGGGCCGCATCGCCGAGGCGATGTTCTGCGACGACATCTCCAGCGGTGCCCAGTCCGATATCGAGCAGGCCACGCGGATCGCCAAGCAGATGGTCCTGACCTGGGGGATGAGCGATCGGCTCGGTCCGGTCAGCTACGGGCCGGACGGCACACGGGACATGGGCTTTCTCATGCAAGCCGAACGGGAGTATTCCGAGACGACCGCCGAAGCCATCGATGCGGAGATCCGACGGATCCTCGATGAGGCGTACGCCGAGGCCAGGCAACTGATCGAAGAGAACAAGGCGCGCCTGGAAGGCATCGCCACGGCCCTGCTCAAGTACGAGACGCTTGATGCCGACGACGTCAAACTCATCCTGGCGGGCGGCCAACTGGACAAACCGACGGTCGGCGATCTGCTCGCTGCCGAGCAGGCCAAGAGCGGCAACGGGGCCGTCAGCGAACAGAAGGCGACGCAGACGCCGAAAGAGTGA
- the lptE gene encoding LPS assembly lipoprotein LptE → MENRPHTIQRCTWLLLVSGVMTGIGLTGCAGVGGYSSRTLYPEDIRSVCLEMFDNRSFRRGVEYTLTDALAKRIEAMTPYKIVSSQDRADSVMSGQLLSISESSLTTERELARPLEREVVLTAVVNWKNLNTGQLMINSRTVTAAASYSDFQNQDFTYASALAANKLAQKIVELMETRW, encoded by the coding sequence GTGGAGAATAGACCGCACACAATCCAACGGTGCACATGGCTCCTGCTGGTGAGCGGCGTGATGACCGGGATCGGACTGACGGGTTGCGCCGGGGTCGGCGGCTATTCGAGCCGGACCCTGTATCCCGAGGATATCCGCAGCGTGTGCCTGGAGATGTTCGACAACCGCAGCTTCCGCCGAGGGGTCGAATACACGCTGACCGACGCGTTGGCCAAGCGGATCGAGGCGATGACGCCCTACAAAATCGTCTCCAGCCAGGATCGCGCCGACAGCGTCATGAGCGGCCAGTTGCTGTCCATCTCGGAATCGTCTCTGACCACCGAACGCGAACTGGCCCGACCGCTCGAAAGAGAGGTGGTGCTGACCGCCGTGGTCAACTGGAAGAACCTCAACACGGGCCAACTGATGATCAACAGCCGAACGGTCACTGCGGCGGCCAGCTACTCTGACTTCCAGAATCAGGACTTCACCTACGCCTCCGCCTTGGCCGCAAACAAGCTGGCTCAGAAGATCGTAGAGCTAATGGAAACCAGGTGGTAA
- a CDS encoding tetratricopeptide repeat protein, with product MNDRVRNTSLAVCMALLCLGATAAETWRLQDGEDWQSVAADPQERYLLAISELKDLVRSASVREVKDALAQIKDDFPQRVGPDLELFALGEREYWKDRYAKAMVKYEKLLKDYPGSEFAGPTMDRQFEIAGAYLAGRRKTVLGVFRIRGYAEGVEIMERISDRAGLDEPNSVGLKAAVAVAEHFEAREKYIEAYLKWSEIASYWEMGPIGKRATLRMAENNFAAYNKPREKRQPLLDASKLATAKTYYERFALRYPQEAAQHDIPAKLKRIDEQMAYKQYTVGRYYQRVRKIEAANLYYDMVIENWPETEAARMAGQARQELADRERDRGE from the coding sequence ATGAACGACAGGGTGCGAAATACGAGTCTGGCCGTGTGCATGGCGCTGCTGTGCCTTGGCGCGACGGCCGCCGAAACCTGGAGACTCCAGGACGGCGAGGATTGGCAATCGGTCGCCGCCGATCCGCAGGAGCGATACCTGTTGGCCATTTCCGAGCTCAAAGACCTCGTCCGTTCCGCCAGCGTCAGGGAGGTCAAGGATGCTTTGGCCCAGATCAAGGACGACTTCCCTCAGCGGGTCGGACCCGACCTCGAACTGTTCGCCCTGGGGGAGCGGGAGTACTGGAAAGACCGCTACGCCAAAGCGATGGTGAAGTACGAGAAGCTGCTGAAGGACTATCCGGGCAGCGAGTTCGCCGGGCCCACCATGGATCGGCAATTCGAGATCGCCGGCGCCTATCTGGCCGGTCGCAGGAAGACCGTTCTGGGCGTGTTTCGCATCCGCGGCTATGCCGAGGGCGTGGAGATCATGGAGAGGATCAGCGACCGGGCCGGCCTGGACGAGCCCAACAGCGTCGGGCTCAAAGCTGCGGTGGCCGTGGCCGAGCACTTCGAAGCGAGGGAGAAGTACATCGAGGCCTATCTGAAATGGTCGGAGATCGCGTCGTATTGGGAGATGGGCCCGATCGGCAAGCGGGCCACCCTGCGCATGGCCGAGAACAACTTCGCCGCCTACAACAAACCGCGTGAGAAACGGCAGCCACTGCTCGACGCCTCCAAGCTGGCCACCGCCAAGACCTACTACGAGCGGTTCGCCCTGCGTTATCCGCAGGAGGCCGCCCAACACGATATCCCGGCCAAACTCAAACGCATCGACGAGCAGATGGCCTACAAACAGTACACGGTCGGCCGATACTACCAGCGCGTCCGGAAGATCGAAGCGGCCAATCTGTACTACGACATGGTCATCGAGAACTGGCCCGAAACCGAAGCGGCCAGGATGGCCGGACAAGCCCGGCAGGAACTCGCCGACAGGGAACGCGACCGTGGAGAATAG
- a CDS encoding ADP-ribosylglycohydrolase family protein, translated as MKRCWVLPVVVLTIAGGLGCGRARLSKLTPGKQDVRQIPVAEYVDKMKAGWIGQMAGVGWGGPTEFRYNGVIIPEDEMPEWTPGLINQFHQDDLYVEMTFLRTLELHGFDVSIRQAGIDFANSGYQLWHANKAGRDNLRSGIAPPDSGHPKFNKHADDIDYQIEADFAGLIAPGMPNVAIQLGEKFGRLMNYGDGLYGGQFVSGMYAEAFFETDIIKIIEAGLRCIPKESQYHECITDVLRWYAQHPDDWTKTWQLVNEKYHLNPAYRRFSCTGPESDFNIDAKINGAYIVMGLLYGQGDPDQTIIISTRCGQDSDCNPSNAAGILFTTIGFRDLPEKYKIALDPWGKFSHTPYNFPTLIRVCEDLARDAVVNSGGKIQTSDQGEECFVIPVQSPRPSRLERSWAPGPADETRYSKEEMAKITALLGKDLSEAIGAFAPGWKVVRCGEEMAPGLRAELRGRRNVLVTHPLNPEIGCVISRTVELPANRDTVLELVVGHDPRGDWDLIVNVDGKELRRKTIGPETTTVGWTDVAVDLSPYAGRAVKIELVNEPTGWRYEAAFWAEISLASR; from the coding sequence ATGAAGCGATGTTGGGTGCTGCCCGTTGTTGTTCTGACAATTGCCGGTGGGTTGGGTTGCGGTCGTGCGCGTTTGTCGAAACTGACGCCCGGAAAGCAGGACGTACGTCAGATTCCCGTTGCCGAGTACGTCGACAAGATGAAGGCCGGCTGGATCGGCCAGATGGCGGGCGTCGGCTGGGGTGGGCCGACGGAATTCCGCTACAACGGGGTCATCATTCCCGAAGACGAGATGCCCGAGTGGACGCCCGGGCTGATCAACCAGTTCCACCAGGACGATCTCTACGTCGAGATGACGTTTCTGCGAACGCTGGAACTGCACGGGTTCGACGTGTCGATCCGTCAGGCGGGCATCGATTTCGCCAACAGCGGCTACCAGCTCTGGCACGCCAACAAGGCCGGACGGGACAATCTGCGCAGCGGCATCGCGCCGCCGGACTCGGGTCATCCCAAGTTCAACAAGCACGCCGACGACATCGACTATCAGATCGAGGCGGACTTCGCGGGCCTGATTGCCCCCGGCATGCCCAACGTGGCGATCCAACTGGGCGAGAAGTTCGGCAGGCTGATGAACTACGGCGACGGTCTCTATGGCGGGCAGTTCGTCTCCGGCATGTATGCCGAGGCCTTCTTCGAGACGGACATCATCAAGATCATCGAGGCCGGGCTGCGCTGCATTCCGAAGGAGAGCCAGTATCACGAGTGCATCACCGACGTGCTCCGCTGGTACGCCCAGCACCCGGACGACTGGACCAAGACGTGGCAACTGGTCAACGAGAAGTACCATCTGAATCCGGCGTATCGTCGCTTCTCGTGCACCGGGCCGGAATCCGATTTCAACATCGACGCCAAGATCAACGGGGCGTACATCGTGATGGGTCTGCTCTACGGGCAGGGCGATCCCGACCAGACGATCATCATCTCGACGCGCTGCGGCCAGGACTCCGACTGCAATCCGTCGAACGCGGCCGGCATCCTGTTCACCACCATCGGGTTCCGTGACCTGCCGGAGAAGTACAAGATCGCGCTCGATCCGTGGGGCAAGTTCAGTCACACGCCGTACAACTTCCCCACGCTCATCCGTGTTTGTGAAGACCTGGCCCGCGACGCCGTGGTCAACTCCGGCGGGAAGATCCAGACCAGCGACCAGGGCGAGGAGTGTTTCGTGATTCCCGTCCAGAGCCCTCGGCCGAGCCGCCTGGAACGGTCGTGGGCCCCCGGCCCGGCCGACGAAACACGATATTCCAAGGAGGAAATGGCCAAGATCACGGCCCTGCTCGGCAAGGACCTGTCCGAGGCGATTGGGGCCTTTGCCCCCGGCTGGAAGGTGGTTCGGTGCGGCGAGGAGATGGCCCCCGGTCTGCGGGCGGAGCTGCGCGGGCGGCGGAACGTGCTGGTGACGCATCCGCTGAACCCGGAGATCGGCTGTGTCATCAGCCGGACCGTCGAGTTGCCCGCCAACAGAGACACGGTGCTCGAACTCGTTGTGGGCCACGACCCGCGGGGCGACTGGGACTTGATCGTCAACGTCGATGGCAAGGAACTGCGGCGCAAGACGATCGGTCCGGAGACGACGACGGTGGGCTGGACCGATGTGGCCGTCGATCTGTCGCCGTATGCCGGCCGGGCCGTCAAGATCGAACTGGTCAACGAACCGACCGGTTGGCGCTATGAAGCCGCCTTTTGGGCTGAGATCAGCCTGGCGAGTCGGTAG